In Hymenobacter gelipurpurascens, one DNA window encodes the following:
- a CDS encoding response regulator transcription factor, with protein sequence MKLLLVEDEPELLASLVSYLQAQHYVCEVATTYAQAQEKMLLYNYECIVLDLTLPGGDGLELLRELQRHQKAAGVIITSARAAVDDRITGLELGADDYLPKPFYLPELSARISALVRRRHYQGTNLLQAGKLTVDVPARRATVESQPVTLTRTEFDLLLLLLANQGRVITKGAIAEHLSGDAAEQFDTFESVYAHVKNLKRKLADAGAPNYIRMVYGLGYRFDPSSDT encoded by the coding sequence ATGAAGTTGCTTCTCGTGGAAGACGAGCCGGAGCTGCTTGCCAGCCTGGTCAGCTACCTACAAGCCCAGCACTACGTGTGCGAGGTGGCTACTACCTATGCCCAGGCGCAGGAAAAAATGCTGCTCTACAATTATGAGTGCATTGTGCTCGACCTCACCCTGCCCGGGGGCGATGGCTTAGAGCTACTGCGCGAGCTGCAGCGCCACCAAAAAGCGGCCGGCGTTATTATCACCAGCGCCCGTGCCGCCGTAGATGACCGCATAACTGGCCTAGAGCTGGGCGCCGACGATTATCTGCCCAAACCGTTCTATCTGCCGGAGCTCAGCGCCCGCATTTCGGCGCTGGTCCGCCGCCGCCACTACCAGGGTACCAATCTTCTGCAAGCCGGCAAGCTTACTGTAGATGTTCCTGCCCGCCGTGCCACCGTGGAAAGCCAGCCCGTAACGCTCACGCGCACCGAGTTTGATTTGCTGCTGCTTCTATTGGCCAACCAGGGACGTGTCATCACGAAAGGCGCCATTGCCGAACACCTTTCCGGCGACGCGGCAGAGCAGTTTGATACCTTCGAGAGCGTGTATGCCCACGTCAAGAACCTCAAGCGCAAGCTCGCGGATGCCGGCGCCCCCAACTACATCCGCATGGTATATGGCCTAGGCTATCGGTTCGACCCAAGTTCCGACACGTAG
- a CDS encoding Smr/MutS family protein: MNIGDRVRLLTGREEGIVTRLLDNDLVEVAIDNDFTIPVLRREVVVVAAEETKAFGQSAAAIASEKKAASIGAAQAARAAGATPAAAAAAPKKSEGPAGLPAAKDVPPPVQKGVYLALTHQSPELLALQLVNHTDRDVLYTFGEERVGQYRGLGSDKLAAKSVSKPLGHWHLKDFDQWAAPVVQLLPFQTNGTTAFELITKRIQFKAASFYTSRQPNVPVLQREAYLFQLDEKPAAPVAIAPEKLAETLKAQLTGNAPAKPAAVAPAPEPAKAIVAPPHEVDLHLEALMPEGAEGLSNTAILKLQLEAFEDTLSRALATNMHEIVFIHGSGNGTLRKELHKLLSRNRDIKFFEDSKKEKFGYGATLVRLK; encoded by the coding sequence ATGAACATAGGAGATAGAGTGCGCCTGCTGACAGGCCGCGAAGAAGGCATCGTTACGCGCCTGCTCGACAACGACCTAGTAGAGGTAGCCATTGATAACGACTTCACCATTCCGGTGTTGCGCCGCGAGGTGGTGGTAGTAGCCGCCGAAGAAACCAAGGCCTTCGGGCAGAGTGCGGCAGCCATTGCTTCTGAGAAAAAAGCCGCGTCTATCGGAGCCGCCCAGGCAGCCCGTGCGGCCGGCGCTACCCCAGCCGCCGCTGCGGCCGCGCCCAAGAAATCGGAAGGCCCCGCCGGGCTGCCCGCTGCCAAGGATGTACCGCCGCCCGTACAGAAAGGCGTGTACCTGGCTCTCACGCACCAGTCGCCGGAGCTGCTGGCGTTGCAGCTCGTCAACCACACCGACCGCGACGTGCTCTACACCTTTGGGGAAGAGCGTGTAGGCCAGTACCGTGGGCTGGGTTCCGACAAGCTCGCGGCCAAGTCGGTGAGCAAGCCGCTAGGCCACTGGCACCTCAAGGATTTTGACCAGTGGGCGGCGCCGGTTGTGCAGCTACTGCCCTTCCAGACGAACGGCACTACGGCGTTTGAGCTGATTACTAAACGGATTCAGTTCAAGGCCGCCAGCTTCTACACCAGCCGCCAGCCCAACGTGCCGGTGCTGCAGCGAGAGGCCTACCTCTTCCAACTCGATGAAAAGCCTGCTGCCCCGGTTGCTATTGCGCCTGAGAAATTAGCCGAAACACTGAAAGCCCAGCTCACCGGCAACGCCCCCGCCAAACCTGCCGCCGTAGCGCCCGCACCTGAGCCAGCCAAAGCCATTGTGGCGCCTCCGCATGAGGTAGACCTACACCTGGAAGCTCTCATGCCGGAAGGCGCCGAAGGCCTCAGTAATACCGCCATTCTGAAGCTCCAGCTCGAAGCTTTCGAGGACACGCTGAGCCGCGCCCTGGCCACCAACATGCACGAAATCGTGTTTATCCACGGCTCCGGCAACGGCACCCTGCGCAAAGAGCTGCACAAGCTCCTGAGCCGCAACCGCGACATCAAGTTCTTCGAGGATTCGAAGAAGGAGAAGTTTGGCTACGGTGCTACGCTGGTGCGGCTGAAATAG
- a CDS encoding sensor histidine kinase, protein MKLLARTTVFFLIYASVVAVGGTFVYYGFISKIYYAYVDRTLSRRKMRVEKALRLHLRTPADLTFWHQLDHNVEFKPLSVPGPPVAFSQRMMYNELTNQIVPYRQLAAPVQFQGRPYRLELRTTMLDSQELLARIVLAGALLFGALLVGLLLLQHFLARRMWAPFYSTLSELQKYKLDQHQSVHLSDTRIPEFKELNSALKRVLNRNQRIYHRQREFTENAAHELQTPLAILRTKLDLLVQAPGLTEQQAGHIEALLEVTQRLTHLSRSLLLLAHLDQQLFFPTETVDLAAAIRTQLGQLREQLSASNLTLTTDVVASLPLAANRSLLEILVSNLLSNAIRHNVPGGELVVTLTTEEFSVQNTGRSHALPADQLFVRFRPGPERPPGSVGLGLAIARQICETYGFLLSYHFQAPDRHIMRVRLQ, encoded by the coding sequence ATGAAGCTGCTGGCCCGCACCACTGTTTTCTTCCTGATTTATGCCAGCGTTGTAGCTGTGGGCGGCACGTTTGTGTACTACGGCTTCATCAGCAAAATCTACTACGCCTACGTCGACCGCACCTTGAGTCGGCGGAAGATGCGAGTGGAAAAAGCCCTGCGTCTGCATCTGCGCACCCCCGCCGACCTTACTTTCTGGCATCAGCTTGATCATAACGTGGAGTTTAAGCCCCTGTCGGTGCCGGGGCCGCCCGTTGCCTTCAGCCAGCGCATGATGTATAATGAGCTGACCAACCAGATTGTGCCCTACCGGCAACTGGCGGCGCCGGTGCAATTTCAGGGGCGGCCCTACCGGCTGGAGCTGCGCACTACCATGCTCGATAGCCAGGAACTGCTGGCGCGTATTGTCTTGGCAGGGGCCTTGTTGTTTGGGGCGCTACTGGTAGGCCTGTTGCTACTGCAGCATTTTCTGGCTCGCCGGATGTGGGCGCCATTCTACAGCACGCTGAGTGAGCTGCAGAAGTACAAGCTTGATCAGCACCAGTCCGTGCATCTTTCCGACACGCGCATCCCGGAGTTCAAGGAGCTAAACTCGGCGTTGAAGCGGGTGCTTAACCGTAATCAGCGGATCTATCACCGCCAACGGGAATTTACCGAAAACGCCGCCCACGAGCTGCAAACACCGCTGGCCATCCTCCGCACCAAGCTCGACTTATTGGTGCAGGCCCCTGGTCTAACGGAACAACAAGCCGGCCACATTGAAGCGCTATTGGAGGTGACGCAGCGCCTGACCCACCTAAGCCGCAGCCTGCTGCTATTGGCCCACCTCGATCAGCAGCTGTTCTTCCCCACCGAAACTGTGGACTTGGCTGCCGCCATCCGTACTCAGCTAGGCCAGTTGCGGGAGCAGCTCAGCGCCAGCAACCTCACGTTGACTACTGATGTGGTAGCGTCCTTGCCGCTGGCAGCAAACCGGTCCCTGCTAGAGATTCTGGTGAGCAATCTGCTTAGCAATGCTATTCGCCATAATGTGCCCGGTGGGGAGTTAGTCGTAACGCTCACTACCGAGGAATTTTCTGTGCAGAACACTGGTCGCTCTCACGCCTTGCCCGCTGACCAGTTGTTCGTCCGCTTTCGGCCTGGCCCCGAGCGGCCGCCTGGAAGCGTAGGCCTAGGCCTAGCCATTGCCCGCCAGATCTGCGAAACCTACGGCTTCCTACTCAGCTACCACTTCCAAGCCCCCGACCGACACATCATGCGCGTGCGGCTGCAATAA
- a CDS encoding DUF4961 domain-containing protein, translating to MKTLRLLLGLVAFLAGMPLLQAQVVTTQPAIFKDTDEVTLTYDANQGNKALVGYTGNVYIWTGVITNQSTSDSDWKHVKGTSFSSPSAAEKMTSLGNNKYSITFVPRTYYPGLTSAEVIRKLAMVFRGDGGKPEGKGDGNSDILVSVAQNTFDLRFTNPAGIGPFLFALNTPTPVSGSSAVASDLALFLNGTKVAEQANATSITANVTLTQAGNNTLRLTATKGTATEATEVVVQSRSAITLAALPAGAKKDGVTYLNGGTSAIISLTAPNKQFVHVIGEFNNWTANEASYMKRTPNAAGDAADNTVDGRWWVQIDGLTAGQEYAYQFLVDGGLRVADPYSEKVLDPNNDQYIPAVTYPNLKAYPTGKTNGIVSVLQSNASDYAWQVTNFARPKRTDMIIYELLVRDFVARHDYKTVTDSLDYIKRLGVNVLELMPVNEFEGNESWGYNPSFFFAPDKYYGTKNDLKKLVDEAHKRGIAVVLDMVLNHSFGQSPMVQMYFENGNPSSTSPWFNTTAKHPYNVGYDFNHESAFTKYFTKQVIKHWLTEYHIDGYRYDLAGGFSQVQKTEATYDAVYDQSRVEIWKDYYDYQISVDATSYPILESFAANAEGKTLADYGLMLWGKATDNYNEATMGYHENGKSNFSYGYYGNTAQGGRGWNAPNLVTYMESHDEQRLMYKNLRFGNSSGTYSVKELNTALARQEAAGAFFFTVPGPRMIWQFGEVGYDKSIFMCTDGSIPNDDGTPEQYGKDQSCKLSNKPALWDYYKDANRRHLYDVYRSLIALKVQEPAFENPASFTQDLNGAVKTMHLSERDASSSDPGLQVTIVGNFDVKTATVVPNFQSAGTWYNYLNGETLTVTDKAAPLTLAPGQYTVYTSRKIAVPAGTVLATKRQKDAAALQLVALPNPASSTATLRYELGQSAPVSVTVTNLLGATVHTVTTSTRQPAGTRELQLPVQNLANGVYLVRLNAGAQQQTVRLVVHH from the coding sequence ATGAAAACACTTCGACTATTACTAGGTCTGGTGGCTTTCCTGGCCGGAATGCCCCTTCTGCAGGCCCAGGTAGTAACCACTCAGCCCGCCATCTTTAAAGACACTGATGAGGTTACACTAACGTATGATGCCAATCAGGGCAACAAGGCATTAGTGGGGTATACCGGCAATGTGTACATCTGGACGGGTGTTATCACTAACCAGAGCACTTCCGACAGCGACTGGAAGCACGTGAAAGGCACCAGCTTTTCATCTCCCTCGGCTGCCGAGAAAATGACGTCGCTGGGCAACAATAAGTACAGCATCACTTTCGTCCCACGCACGTACTACCCCGGCCTCACGAGTGCGGAAGTTATCCGTAAGCTGGCCATGGTGTTCCGGGGTGATGGCGGCAAACCGGAAGGAAAAGGCGACGGTAACTCCGATATCCTGGTATCGGTAGCCCAAAACACGTTCGATCTGCGCTTCACCAATCCGGCTGGCATAGGCCCGTTCCTGTTTGCCCTGAATACCCCCACGCCCGTAAGTGGCTCCTCGGCTGTAGCCTCCGACTTAGCCCTATTTCTGAACGGAACGAAAGTAGCGGAGCAAGCCAACGCCACCAGCATTACGGCCAACGTAACTCTGACGCAGGCTGGCAATAACACGCTGCGCCTCACGGCCACCAAAGGCACTGCTACGGAAGCTACGGAAGTAGTAGTGCAGTCCCGCTCGGCGATAACGCTGGCTGCCTTGCCTGCCGGCGCCAAGAAAGATGGCGTTACATATCTCAACGGAGGTACGTCGGCCATCATCAGCCTGACGGCCCCCAACAAGCAGTTCGTGCACGTTATCGGGGAATTCAACAACTGGACGGCCAATGAAGCTTCCTATATGAAGCGCACGCCAAACGCAGCTGGTGATGCAGCCGACAACACAGTAGATGGGCGTTGGTGGGTGCAGATTGACGGCCTAACGGCTGGTCAGGAATATGCTTATCAGTTTCTGGTGGATGGTGGCCTACGCGTGGCGGATCCGTATTCGGAAAAGGTTCTCGACCCCAACAACGACCAGTACATTCCGGCCGTTACGTACCCAAATCTGAAGGCTTACCCCACCGGCAAAACCAATGGTATTGTTTCGGTGCTGCAAAGCAACGCCTCCGACTATGCCTGGCAGGTAACCAACTTTGCCCGTCCGAAGCGCACGGATATGATTATCTACGAGTTGCTGGTGCGCGACTTCGTAGCTCGCCACGATTACAAGACCGTAACGGACTCGCTCGACTACATCAAGCGCCTGGGCGTGAACGTGCTGGAGCTGATGCCCGTGAATGAGTTTGAAGGCAATGAAAGCTGGGGCTACAACCCCTCGTTCTTCTTCGCTCCCGATAAATACTACGGCACCAAGAACGACCTGAAAAAGCTGGTAGATGAAGCCCACAAGCGCGGTATTGCGGTAGTATTGGATATGGTGCTCAACCACTCTTTCGGCCAGAGCCCCATGGTGCAGATGTACTTCGAAAATGGCAATCCGTCTTCGACAAGCCCTTGGTTCAATACCACTGCCAAGCACCCCTACAACGTAGGCTACGACTTCAACCACGAAAGTGCTTTCACCAAGTATTTCACCAAGCAGGTAATCAAGCATTGGCTGACGGAGTACCACATTGATGGCTACCGCTATGACTTGGCCGGAGGATTCAGCCAGGTGCAGAAAACGGAAGCTACCTATGATGCCGTGTATGACCAGTCGCGGGTAGAAATCTGGAAGGATTATTACGACTACCAGATCAGCGTAGACGCGACGTCTTACCCGATTCTGGAGTCCTTTGCCGCCAACGCGGAAGGCAAGACACTGGCTGACTATGGCCTGATGCTATGGGGCAAGGCGACTGACAACTACAACGAAGCGACAATGGGCTACCATGAAAATGGCAAGTCCAACTTCAGCTATGGTTATTATGGCAACACGGCACAAGGCGGCCGTGGCTGGAACGCGCCTAACTTGGTAACCTACATGGAAAGCCATGATGAGCAGCGCCTGATGTACAAGAACCTGCGTTTCGGCAACAGCTCCGGTACTTATTCAGTGAAAGAGCTGAACACGGCCTTGGCCCGTCAGGAGGCAGCTGGTGCCTTCTTCTTCACGGTGCCCGGCCCCCGCATGATCTGGCAGTTTGGCGAAGTAGGCTACGATAAATCCATCTTCATGTGCACGGATGGATCCATACCTAATGACGACGGCACGCCGGAGCAGTATGGCAAAGACCAAAGCTGCAAACTCAGCAACAAGCCAGCGCTGTGGGATTACTACAAGGATGCCAACCGTCGCCACCTGTACGATGTATACCGCAGCCTGATTGCCCTGAAGGTGCAGGAGCCAGCGTTTGAGAATCCCGCCAGCTTTACGCAAGACCTCAACGGGGCCGTAAAAACCATGCACCTCTCGGAGCGTGATGCTAGCTCTTCGGACCCTGGCCTACAGGTAACTATCGTCGGAAACTTTGATGTGAAGACAGCTACTGTGGTACCGAACTTCCAGTCAGCCGGTACGTGGTACAACTACCTCAACGGCGAAACACTTACGGTAACCGATAAGGCGGCGCCACTCACGTTGGCTCCCGGCCAGTACACGGTGTACACCTCACGCAAGATTGCGGTGCCCGCTGGTACCGTTCTGGCTACCAAGCGCCAAAAGGATGCGGCTGCTCTGCAACTGGTGGCCCTGCCGAACCCTGCCAGCTCTACCGCTACACTGCGCTACGAGCTAGGCCAGTCGGCGCCGGTAAGCGTAACCGTCACGAACCTGTTGGGTGCCACGGTGCATACCGTTACCACTTCTACTCGCCAGCCGGCCGGCACCCGGGAGCTGCAACTCCCTGTGCAAAACCTGGCCAACGGCGTGTATCTGGTGCGCCTGAACGCAGGCGCTCAGCAGCAAACCGTTCGGTTGGTAGTGCACCACTAG
- a CDS encoding DUF2279 domain-containing protein — MSFFPAFFPSTKRVSRQWLLALLVGLAGSATAQVPTRAAAVASGVVADTVTATAPTSSLLNRRLPVLAGGLVLSYSGTMYLLGQGWYTGEQSKFHWFNDLPEWKQMDKAGHFWGAFHESRGAVDMLRWAGVPDRKAIWYGGFVGFLLQSPIELLDGRDPQYGASATDLAANFLGSVGLIGQQLAWNEVRIMPKYSFHTTRYAPLRPNVLGKSLGEQYLKDYNGQTYWLCADVGAWLPASSHWPRWLQPAVGYGAQQMVYNDQDANAALGLRPYRQYYLSLDVDLRKIPTRSKLLKRVFYVASIFHLPAPALEWNARRGLVAHGLYY, encoded by the coding sequence ATGTCGTTTTTTCCTGCATTTTTCCCGTCTACCAAACGTGTGAGCCGGCAATGGCTGCTGGCACTTCTGGTGGGCCTGGCGGGAAGCGCAACCGCGCAAGTCCCAACTCGGGCGGCGGCAGTGGCATCAGGAGTCGTGGCCGATACCGTAACTGCTACCGCTCCTACCTCTAGCCTGCTCAACCGGCGCCTGCCGGTGTTGGCGGGGGGGCTGGTACTCTCCTACTCGGGCACCATGTACTTGCTTGGCCAGGGCTGGTACACCGGCGAGCAGTCGAAGTTCCACTGGTTCAATGATTTGCCCGAGTGGAAGCAAATGGACAAGGCTGGCCATTTCTGGGGGGCCTTCCACGAAAGCCGGGGCGCGGTAGATATGCTGCGCTGGGCCGGCGTGCCCGACCGAAAAGCCATCTGGTACGGCGGTTTCGTGGGATTTCTGCTGCAAAGCCCCATTGAGCTGCTCGATGGCCGCGACCCGCAGTACGGTGCTTCCGCTACCGATCTGGCCGCCAACTTCCTGGGCTCCGTAGGCCTCATCGGGCAGCAGCTGGCCTGGAATGAGGTGCGCATCATGCCCAAATACTCTTTTCATACCACGCGCTACGCGCCGCTACGGCCCAACGTGCTGGGCAAGAGCCTCGGCGAGCAATACCTGAAAGACTACAACGGCCAGACCTACTGGCTATGCGCCGATGTGGGTGCCTGGCTGCCCGCCTCCAGCCACTGGCCGCGCTGGCTTCAGCCGGCCGTAGGCTATGGCGCTCAGCAAATGGTATATAATGACCAAGACGCCAACGCAGCCCTGGGCCTACGCCCTTACCGCCAGTATTACCTCAGCCTCGACGTAGACCTGCGCAAAATCCCGACGCGCAGTAAGCTCCTGAAGCGCGTATTTTATGTGGCCAGCATTTTCCATCTGCCCGCGCCCGCGCTGGAGTGGAATGCCCGGCGCGGCCTAGTGGCACACGGGCTATATTATTGA
- a CDS encoding N-acetylglucosamine kinase, translated as MILIADGGSTKSSWCQLDEAGNRVYFNTEGYNPDFITTEGIAQSLEKNLPDTLPRQKVTEVYYYGAGVSSPKKAEVIAKAMRQIFPQAEVVVDHDLLASARALLGRKPGFAAILGTGTNSCLYDGNKITYNVDSLGYFLGDEGSGSFIGKRLLRDYLRGLLPDGLQEIFKEEFNLTREDILDKLYNQPLPNRFLASFAKFTYDHNNISYCREIVLQGFETFFANIVRHYPNYQDYTFNCIGSVGYNFRDALSQVAKDHGMEVGKIIRSPIDDLVAFHEEELAKSK; from the coding sequence ATGATCCTTATTGCCGACGGTGGCTCGACCAAGAGCAGCTGGTGTCAGCTCGATGAAGCTGGTAACCGTGTGTATTTCAACACTGAGGGGTACAACCCTGACTTCATTACCACGGAAGGCATTGCCCAGTCCCTGGAGAAGAACCTGCCTGATACCCTTCCGCGGCAGAAAGTGACGGAAGTGTATTACTACGGGGCTGGCGTATCGTCGCCGAAGAAAGCCGAGGTAATTGCCAAAGCCATGCGCCAGATTTTTCCGCAGGCCGAAGTCGTTGTAGACCACGACCTGCTGGCCTCGGCGCGGGCCTTGCTGGGACGCAAGCCAGGTTTTGCAGCTATCCTTGGTACCGGCACCAACTCCTGCCTATACGACGGCAATAAAATCACGTATAACGTGGATTCGCTGGGCTACTTCCTCGGTGATGAGGGCAGTGGCTCTTTCATCGGCAAGCGCCTGCTGCGCGATTATCTGCGCGGATTGCTGCCTGATGGCCTACAGGAAATTTTCAAGGAAGAGTTCAACCTCACCCGCGAAGACATTCTGGACAAGCTCTACAACCAGCCTCTCCCAAACCGCTTCCTGGCTAGCTTCGCCAAGTTCACTTACGACCACAACAACATCAGCTACTGCCGCGAGATTGTGCTGCAGGGGTTCGAGACGTTCTTCGCGAACATTGTGCGGCACTACCCTAACTACCAGGATTACACGTTCAACTGCATCGGCTCGGTAGGCTACAACTTCCGCGATGCCTTGTCGCAGGTGGCCAAAGACCACGGCATGGAAGTCGGCAAAATCATCCGCTCCCCTATCGATGATCTGGTGGCCTTCCACGAGGAAGAGCTAGCTAAATCGAAATAA
- a CDS encoding M1 family metallopeptidase: MKIHALLAASLLSLTALGQQLPVPRNLQATYAKGTRAESGLPGPNYWQNYADYKLNVSFDPGTRRVAGTADIAYHNQSPDSLRQIWFKLYPNLYQKGAARASSIEPEDVGEGMQIEKLTINGQTIDVAKLRGDATNLPVSVQRAIGPKQTAQVSVTYSYILNKGSHTRTGEVEPNADFVAYFFPRIAVYDDIDGWNRNPYLGSQEFYNDFANFSADITVPKDFVVWATGDLTNADKVLTKKYAKRLQDAEKKDGITSIITEEDLKRRDITATNAQNTWHFEAKNVTDFVFATTDHYVWQASSLVVDPATKRRTRVDAVYNTKHKDYAEVIQFARKTVEAMSYTFPKWPFPYSHETIFDGLDQMEYPMMVNDNPTETRQDAITLTDHEIFHTMYPFYMGINETKYGWMDEGWATIGEWIISGIIDPKLDDDYGIAPYARGAATEDDVPIVTLSTQQTGTAFFLNSYPKPGLGYLYVKDMLGDELFTKALHTYIRNWNGKHPMPYDFFNSMNAGAGRNLNWFWQRWFFDSGYPDLAIQQVTKTGAGYDVIVESKGTKPVPVDLTITYADNSTEKLHRTITVWEQGARTVMVPLATTKALKQVKLGATLVPDSYPKDNVWESK; encoded by the coding sequence ATGAAAATCCACGCGCTACTCGCCGCTTCTCTACTTTCCCTAACCGCTCTAGGCCAGCAACTGCCGGTTCCGCGCAATCTGCAGGCTACGTACGCCAAAGGCACCCGCGCCGAGAGTGGCCTACCGGGCCCCAACTACTGGCAGAACTACGCCGACTACAAGCTTAACGTTTCCTTCGACCCTGGCACGCGGCGCGTGGCGGGCACTGCGGATATAGCTTATCACAACCAAAGCCCTGACTCGCTACGGCAGATCTGGTTTAAGCTCTACCCCAACCTATACCAAAAAGGGGCGGCCCGGGCTTCTTCCATCGAGCCGGAAGATGTAGGCGAAGGGATGCAGATCGAAAAGCTAACCATCAACGGCCAAACCATTGATGTAGCCAAACTGAGAGGCGACGCTACCAACCTGCCGGTGTCTGTGCAGCGTGCTATCGGCCCCAAGCAGACGGCTCAGGTTTCCGTCACGTATTCCTATATCCTGAACAAAGGCTCGCACACGCGCACTGGCGAAGTGGAGCCCAATGCGGATTTCGTAGCCTACTTCTTCCCGCGCATTGCGGTGTACGATGACATTGATGGCTGGAACCGCAACCCCTACCTCGGCTCCCAGGAGTTCTACAACGACTTCGCCAACTTCTCAGCCGATATCACCGTGCCCAAAGACTTCGTGGTGTGGGCTACCGGCGACCTGACGAATGCCGACAAGGTGCTCACGAAGAAGTACGCCAAGCGCCTCCAAGATGCGGAAAAGAAGGACGGTATCACGAGCATCATCACAGAGGAAGACCTGAAGCGCCGCGACATTACGGCCACGAACGCGCAGAACACCTGGCACTTCGAGGCGAAGAATGTAACCGACTTCGTGTTTGCTACCACCGACCATTACGTGTGGCAAGCCAGCAGCTTGGTAGTAGACCCAGCCACCAAACGTCGTACCCGCGTCGATGCCGTGTACAACACCAAGCACAAGGATTACGCCGAGGTAATTCAGTTTGCGCGCAAGACGGTGGAGGCCATGTCGTACACCTTCCCGAAGTGGCCCTTCCCCTACTCCCACGAAACCATTTTCGATGGCCTGGACCAGATGGAGTACCCCATGATGGTGAACGACAACCCGACGGAAACCCGCCAGGACGCCATTACGCTCACCGACCACGAGATTTTCCACACGATGTACCCATTCTACATGGGCATCAACGAAACCAAGTACGGCTGGATGGATGAAGGCTGGGCCACCATTGGCGAGTGGATTATCTCCGGCATCATCGACCCAAAGCTGGACGACGACTACGGCATTGCGCCCTATGCCCGTGGCGCCGCTACCGAGGATGATGTGCCGATTGTAACGCTCAGCACCCAACAAACCGGTACTGCTTTCTTCCTCAACTCCTACCCCAAACCTGGCCTAGGCTACCTCTACGTGAAGGATATGCTCGGTGATGAGTTGTTCACGAAAGCGCTGCACACCTATATCCGTAACTGGAACGGCAAGCACCCCATGCCCTACGACTTCTTCAACTCGATGAACGCCGGGGCCGGCCGCAACCTCAACTGGTTCTGGCAGCGCTGGTTCTTCGACTCAGGCTACCCTGACCTCGCAATTCAGCAGGTCACAAAAACCGGCGCCGGCTACGACGTTATAGTAGAATCAAAAGGTACCAAGCCCGTGCCCGTTGACCTCACCATCACCTACGCCGACAACTCCACCGAGAAGCTACACCGCACCATTACCGTCTGGGAGCAGGGAGCCCGCACCGTCATGGTGCCCCTAGCTACAACCAAAGCCTTGAAACAAGTGAAACTCGGTGCTACGCTAGTGCCTGATAGCTACCCCAAGGATAATGTGTGGGAGAGTAAGTAG